One region of Epilithonimonas zeae genomic DNA includes:
- a CDS encoding dihydroorotase: MKILIKNAQIVNQGKIIQSDILIENDLISKIQSNISEEADQIIEASGKYLLPGVIDDQVHFREPGLTWKGDIETESRSAIAGGTTSFIEQPNTVPNAVTQELLADKYEIASQKSFANYGFMMGGTNDNLEEVLKTNPRNVPGIKLFLGSSTGNMLVDNPETLENIFSNTKMLIAVHCEDEATIKANTQKYLDEYGEDIPVKFHHLIRSEEACYKSSSKAIELAKKTGARLHVFHLSTAIETELFRNDIPLKDKKITAEVCVHHLTFTNEDYETKGGLIKWNPAVKTQKDKDGLWEALLDDRIDVIATDHAPHTWEEKQNVYTKCPSGAPLVQHSLVVMLENYKNGKISLERIVEKMAHNPAILFRIEKRGFIREGYKADLVLVDLNQNWTVEKENILYKCGWSPLEGTEFHSKVTHTFVNGNLVYENGKINEEKFGERLLFEVEE; this comes from the coding sequence ATGAAGATCCTAATAAAAAATGCCCAAATCGTCAATCAAGGAAAGATTATCCAAAGCGATATTCTCATCGAAAACGATTTGATTTCTAAAATTCAATCCAATATTTCCGAAGAAGCAGACCAAATTATCGAGGCTTCGGGAAAATATCTTTTACCAGGAGTGATTGATGACCAGGTTCATTTCCGCGAGCCAGGTTTGACCTGGAAAGGCGACATTGAAACAGAATCACGTTCTGCAATTGCCGGTGGAACGACTAGTTTTATCGAGCAGCCGAACACGGTTCCAAATGCGGTAACACAGGAATTATTAGCAGATAAATATGAAATCGCTTCTCAAAAATCGTTCGCCAATTATGGTTTTATGATGGGAGGAACGAATGATAACCTCGAAGAAGTTTTAAAAACGAATCCGAGAAATGTTCCGGGAATCAAATTATTTTTGGGTTCGTCAACAGGAAATATGTTAGTCGATAATCCGGAGACTCTGGAAAATATTTTCAGCAATACCAAAATGCTGATTGCCGTTCACTGCGAAGATGAAGCGACTATTAAAGCCAATACTCAAAAGTATTTGGATGAATACGGTGAAGATATTCCGGTGAAATTTCATCATTTGATCAGAAGTGAAGAGGCCTGTTATAAATCTTCCTCAAAAGCGATTGAACTGGCAAAGAAAACCGGCGCAAGACTTCACGTTTTCCATTTGTCTACAGCGATTGAAACGGAGCTTTTCAGAAATGATATTCCTTTAAAAGATAAAAAAATAACGGCTGAAGTTTGTGTTCATCACTTGACTTTCACCAACGAAGATTACGAAACAAAAGGCGGATTAATCAAGTGGAATCCTGCCGTGAAAACACAAAAAGACAAAGACGGACTTTGGGAAGCTCTGTTGGATGACCGAATCGATGTAATTGCAACCGACCACGCTCCGCACACTTGGGAAGAAAAACAGAATGTTTACACCAAATGTCCTTCCGGTGCACCTTTGGTTCAACATTCTTTGGTGGTGATGTTGGAAAATTACAAAAACGGAAAGATTTCTTTGGAAAGAATCGTTGAAAAAATGGCTCACAATCCTGCAATTTTATTCAGAATCGAAAAAAGAGGTTTCATCAGAGAAGGTTACAAAGCGGATTTGGTTTTGGTTGATTTGAATCAAAACTGGACAGTCGAAAAAGAAAATATCCTTTATAAATGCGGTTGGAGCCCGCTGGAAGGAACTGAATTTCATTCTAAAGTTACCCACACTTTCGTCAATGGAAATCTGGTTTACGAGAATGGAAAAATCAATGAAGAAAAATTCGGAGAGCGTTTGCTTTTTGAAGTGGAAGAATAA
- a CDS encoding lipopolysaccharide biosynthesis protein: MKKLLGQTALYGLTTVIIRLFPFVINPIITRTFGPTAYSPFADFYSVAGVIAVLLTHGMETTFFRFALDEKDDRKLISTSFFSVLAVTLVYLSFTLFYRQPLADAFKTPDQVDLLAILTVTLALDAFCAMPFVMLRKNERPLKYAGIRITNGIINFLLVVFFIIILPKYPNGIFGLKYSSEFGIGYVFVANLVASSITFLMLSQELLIARIKHFSWELWKKMIKYSWPITIAGLAGIINETFDRQFLKFLLPEEIGRHELGVYGGVAKVVTFVILFRQAYSLGIEPFFFSNSKSKNANQTYVRLMDIFIAINCLIVLFLSVNLDWIAKVYINNPEYYEGISILPILFFASLFLGIYLNLSIWYKLTDKTIIGAYISGIGVLITILINFYFIPKYGYWASTWATIASYFTMMVISYIWGHYKYPIPYNIYKNIIVILITMVVSLAYYQYLKENIWLGNVIFLILATFLLRKEKLIPAKILNKLGIK; this comes from the coding sequence ATGAAGAAACTTCTCGGACAAACTGCGCTTTATGGATTAACAACTGTGATTATCAGATTGTTTCCGTTTGTAATCAACCCAATTATTACGAGAACTTTTGGACCAACGGCCTACTCTCCTTTTGCAGATTTTTATTCTGTAGCAGGTGTTATTGCCGTACTCTTGACCCACGGAATGGAAACCACTTTTTTCCGATTTGCGCTGGACGAAAAAGATGACCGCAAACTAATTTCAACATCGTTTTTCAGTGTTTTGGCAGTGACTTTAGTTTATTTGAGTTTCACATTATTTTATCGGCAACCATTGGCAGACGCTTTCAAAACACCTGACCAAGTTGACTTATTAGCAATCTTAACAGTGACTTTGGCTTTAGACGCTTTTTGTGCAATGCCTTTTGTAATGTTGAGAAAAAATGAAAGACCGTTGAAATATGCCGGAATCAGAATTACAAATGGAATTATCAATTTCCTTTTAGTTGTATTTTTCATCATCATTCTTCCAAAATATCCCAATGGAATTTTCGGTTTAAAATACAGTTCGGAATTTGGAATCGGTTACGTTTTCGTAGCAAATCTTGTAGCGAGCTCAATTACATTTTTGATGTTGTCGCAAGAATTATTAATCGCAAGAATAAAGCATTTCTCCTGGGAACTTTGGAAAAAAATGATCAAATATTCCTGGCCGATTACCATTGCAGGTTTAGCAGGAATCATTAATGAAACCTTTGACAGACAATTTCTTAAATTTCTTTTACCAGAAGAAATTGGACGTCACGAATTAGGTGTTTATGGTGGCGTAGCCAAGGTTGTGACTTTTGTTATTCTTTTTAGACAAGCATACTCTTTAGGAATTGAACCCTTTTTCTTTAGTAATTCAAAAAGCAAAAATGCCAATCAAACTTATGTCAGATTAATGGATATTTTCATTGCAATTAACTGTCTGATTGTTTTGTTCCTATCTGTAAATCTGGATTGGATTGCGAAAGTTTACATCAATAATCCGGAATATTACGAGGGAATTTCAATCCTTCCTATTCTGTTTTTTGCCAGCTTATTTTTAGGGATTTATCTTAACCTTTCGATTTGGTATAAATTGACGGATAAAACGATCATTGGTGCTTACATTTCCGGAATTGGAGTTTTGATAACAATCCTTATTAATTTTTATTTCATTCCAAAATATGGTTACTGGGCTTCGACTTGGGCAACCATTGCGAGTTACTTTACCATGATGGTCATCTCCTACATTTGGGGACATTACAAATACCCGATTCCTTATAATATTTATAAAAATATCATTGTGATTCTGATCACAATGGTAGTGTCTCTGGCATATTACCAATATTTAAAAGAAAACATTTGGTTAGGAAATGTTATATTTCTAATTTTGGCAACCTTCT
- a CDS encoding helix-turn-helix domain-containing protein, protein MNTIKSISAFHRLLSLPEPKHPMVSVVNLSESVFIEDDVWKGFVSRYYCVALKRNATGKIRYGQQHYDYDKGVLSFTAPNQVQYLDLKTMDCENTGYLLIFHEDFLLKHSLANTISSYGFFSYAVNEALHLSEDEENNLLEILNKIDKECEHIDQHTQEIILSQIELLLNYSKRFYERQFITRKSGNHQILTKFETFLNNYFDKESSEKGLLTVHQIAEAMNLSPNYLSDLLRIHTGQNTQQHIHEKLISKAKEKLSTTELSVSEIAYELGFEHSQSFSTLFKKKTSLSPLEFRQSFN, encoded by the coding sequence ATGAACACGATAAAATCTATTTCGGCTTTTCACAGGCTGCTTTCGCTTCCGGAACCAAAGCATCCGATGGTGAGCGTGGTGAATCTTTCGGAAAGTGTTTTCATTGAAGATGATGTGTGGAAAGGCTTTGTGAGCCGATATTATTGTGTTGCCCTGAAACGGAATGCGACCGGAAAAATAAGATATGGACAGCAGCATTACGACTATGATAAGGGTGTGCTGAGTTTTACGGCGCCAAATCAGGTGCAATATCTCGATTTGAAAACGATGGATTGTGAAAATACGGGTTATCTTTTGATTTTTCACGAGGATTTTCTGCTGAAACATTCTTTGGCGAATACAATTTCTTCTTACGGATTTTTCTCTTACGCCGTGAATGAAGCTCTGCATCTATCTGAAGATGAGGAAAATAACCTACTTGAAATTCTGAATAAAATCGATAAAGAATGTGAGCATATCGACCAGCATACACAGGAAATTATTTTGTCGCAGATCGAGTTGCTTTTAAATTATTCGAAGCGGTTTTATGAAAGGCAATTCATTACCCGAAAAAGTGGAAATCATCAGATTCTGACGAAGTTTGAAACTTTTCTGAACAATTATTTTGATAAAGAATCTTCTGAAAAAGGTTTGTTGACCGTTCATCAGATTGCCGAAGCGATGAATCTTTCCCCGAATTATCTGAGTGACCTTTTGCGCATTCACACCGGACAAAATACACAACAGCACATCCACGAAAAGTTGATCAGCAAAGCGAAAGAGAAACTTTCTACAACGGAATTATCGGTAAGTGAGATTGCTTATGAATTGGGATTTGAGCATTCGCAGTCATTTTCTACGTTGTTTAAGAAGAAAACGAGTTTGTCGCCGTTAGAATTTCGGCAGTCGTTTAATTGA
- a CDS encoding GH92 family glycosyl hydrolase, which translates to MFSRKLILILTVLCGSLFSSQKLQNLVKFVNPIIGTEKMGHTFPGATVPFGAVQLSPETDTLSYEINGKYNPDVYKYCAGYRYEDKTIVGFSHTHFSGTGHSDLGDFLIMPAVGKVKLNPGTAQNPGSGFRSRFSHQNEKAEAGYYKVKLDDSNILAELTATTRVGFHQYTFPKSDDAHIILDLMSGIYNYDEKNVWTYVRIENDHRITGYRQTNGWARTRTVYFAMEFSRPFKSYGQKNFDSKQAYRGFWRKWNQDDNFPEIAGKKIRMHFDFDTQENEKIQIKFAISPVSQANALENLQKETPDWNFENVKNQAQNDWNKELNKIVVNTLNDDDKVNFYTAMYHTFINPTTYMDSNGEYKGLDQNIHQAKDFTNYTTFSLWDTYRALHPFFNIIQPKRNNDMVKSMLAHYDQFSLKMLPVWSHYANENWCMSGYHSVSLIADAIIKNTFTGNPEEALQACIATSNKRNYEGISEYLDKGYISAEKNGTSVSNTLEYAYDDWAIAQIAKKLGKNDIYNEYLKRSENWKNVFDKSIGFMRPRLSDGSFKKEFDLLSTHGQGFIEGNSWNYSFFVPHNPEELMKAMGGKKKFGENLDELFSMHLPDEFFADTEDITREGIIGGYVHGNEPAHHVAYLYNVAGQPWKTQAQIRKILTMQYKAKPDGLGGNDDCGQMSAWYIFSSLGFYPVAPGSDDYWIGSPSIVDAKVNLENGKTFEIEVKNQSEKNVYIEKMELNGKPFEGYKLKHEDIMKGGKLVFFMNYKLKK; encoded by the coding sequence ATGTTTTCGAGAAAATTAATTTTAATTCTAACTGTTTTATGCGGTTCATTATTCAGTTCTCAGAAATTACAAAACTTAGTCAAATTCGTCAATCCCATTATCGGGACAGAGAAAATGGGACATACGTTTCCCGGTGCAACTGTTCCTTTTGGAGCCGTTCAACTGAGCCCTGAAACTGATACGCTGTCTTATGAAATCAACGGAAAATACAATCCTGATGTTTATAAATATTGCGCCGGATATCGTTATGAGGACAAAACGATTGTCGGATTTTCGCACACCCATTTTAGCGGAACCGGACATTCGGATTTGGGCGATTTTCTGATAATGCCGGCTGTTGGAAAAGTAAAACTGAATCCAGGAACTGCTCAAAACCCGGGAAGTGGATTCCGCTCCAGATTTTCTCATCAGAACGAAAAGGCAGAAGCAGGCTATTACAAAGTGAAACTCGATGATTCTAATATTTTGGCTGAATTAACAGCGACGACGAGAGTTGGATTTCATCAATACACGTTTCCAAAATCGGATGATGCACATATTATTCTGGATTTGATGTCCGGAATTTACAATTACGATGAAAAAAACGTGTGGACTTATGTAAGAATCGAAAATGACCACAGAATCACGGGTTACAGACAAACCAATGGCTGGGCAAGAACCAGAACAGTTTATTTTGCAATGGAATTTTCGAGGCCTTTCAAATCTTACGGACAGAAAAATTTTGATTCAAAGCAAGCTTATAGAGGTTTTTGGAGAAAGTGGAATCAAGATGATAATTTCCCGGAAATCGCTGGAAAGAAAATCAGAATGCACTTCGATTTTGATACTCAGGAAAATGAAAAAATTCAAATCAAATTTGCGATTTCGCCAGTCAGTCAAGCTAATGCTTTGGAAAATTTACAGAAAGAAACACCGGACTGGAATTTTGAAAATGTGAAAAACCAGGCTCAAAATGACTGGAATAAGGAGTTGAATAAAATTGTTGTCAATACTTTAAACGATGATGACAAAGTAAATTTTTACACGGCGATGTATCACACATTCATCAATCCGACAACTTATATGGATAGCAATGGTGAATATAAAGGTCTCGACCAGAATATTCACCAGGCTAAAGATTTTACAAACTACACCACATTTTCGCTTTGGGATACTTACCGCGCCTTGCATCCGTTTTTTAATATAATTCAGCCAAAACGAAATAATGATATGGTTAAATCAATGTTAGCACATTATGACCAGTTCAGCCTGAAAATGTTACCTGTTTGGTCGCATTATGCCAATGAAAACTGGTGTATGAGCGGTTATCATTCGGTTTCCCTGATTGCGGATGCAATTATTAAAAATACATTTACAGGAAATCCCGAAGAAGCTTTGCAAGCTTGTATTGCGACTTCCAACAAACGGAATTACGAAGGCATCAGCGAATATCTTGACAAAGGCTATATCTCCGCAGAGAAAAACGGAACATCGGTTTCTAACACTTTAGAATACGCTTACGACGATTGGGCTATCGCACAAATCGCTAAGAAATTAGGCAAAAACGATATATATAATGAATATCTGAAACGTTCCGAAAACTGGAAAAATGTCTTCGATAAATCAATTGGTTTTATGAGACCGAGATTATCTGACGGAAGTTTCAAAAAAGAATTTGATTTGCTGAGCACACACGGACAAGGCTTTATCGAAGGTAATTCGTGGAATTATAGTTTTTTCGTGCCGCATAATCCTGAGGAATTGATGAAAGCGATGGGCGGAAAAAAGAAATTCGGGGAAAATCTGGATGAATTATTTTCAATGCATCTACCCGATGAGTTTTTTGCTGACACAGAAGATATTACAAGAGAAGGAATCATTGGCGGTTATGTTCATGGCAACGAACCAGCGCATCACGTGGCTTATCTTTATAATGTTGCTGGACAACCTTGGAAAACTCAGGCTCAAATCCGAAAAATTCTGACAATGCAATACAAAGCAAAACCCGATGGATTGGGCGGAAATGATGATTGTGGACAGATGAGCGCCTGGTATATTTTCAGTAGTTTAGGATTCTATCCTGTTGCGCCAGGCTCTGATGACTATTGGATCGGAAGTCCAAGTATTGTGGATGCAAAAGTGAATTTGGAGAACGGAAAAACTTTTGAAATCGAAGTTAAAAATCAATCCGAAAAGAACGTTTACATCGAAAAAATGGAGCTGAATGGGAAACCATTTGAAGGTTATAAGCTAAAGCACGAGGATATAATGAAGGGTGGAAAGCTGGTTTTCTTTATGAATTATAAGCTGAAGAAATAA
- a CDS encoding winged helix-turn-helix transcriptional regulator produces MENNIELEEPMTKARCTESLASVEDAIYVIGGKWKLKIIIALQEHGSIRFNELQRIVAGISARVLSNELKDLELNGFVKRVVHAEQTPVVVEYLSTDYSRTLKPVIMALSEWGRTHKKNIREDVFENTLAKI; encoded by the coding sequence ATGGAAAATAATATCGAATTGGAAGAGCCGATGACCAAGGCCAGATGTACAGAAAGTCTGGCTTCTGTAGAAGATGCGATTTACGTTATCGGTGGAAAGTGGAAACTGAAAATCATCATTGCATTGCAGGAACACGGAAGCATTCGGTTTAACGAGCTGCAAAGAATCGTTGCCGGGATTTCTGCAAGAGTTCTGTCGAATGAACTAAAGGATCTGGAGCTGAACGGTTTCGTCAAAAGAGTCGTGCACGCCGAACAGACGCCGGTTGTGGTAGAATACCTTTCCACAGATTACAGCAGAACTTTAAAACCGGTGATTATGGCACTTTCTGAGTGGGGAAGAACGCATAAAAAAAACATCAGGGAAGATGTTTTCGAAAATACTTTAGCCAAAATTTAA
- a CDS encoding FMN-dependent NADH-azoreductase → MKNVLHIITSPRKDLSASRKLGKAVIEKIQEKYSDAVLKERDLTTNPTPLLDESHINTFFTPAENHSTEQQSINKYSEDLISELKEADIIVIDSPMYNFSVPATLRAYLDFTSRAGYTFKYDENGPKGLLNDKKLYIAFTSGNVYSGGPFQVFDSNVPYIKNVFGFYGVSDVSVFRAEGLAIPGIMEDALNKGIESIVID, encoded by the coding sequence ATGAAAAATGTACTTCACATCATCACAAGTCCTAGAAAAGATTTGTCTGCAAGCAGAAAATTAGGAAAAGCAGTTATCGAAAAAATTCAGGAAAAATACTCAGATGCTGTCTTAAAAGAACGTGATCTTACGACAAACCCGACTCCACTTTTGGATGAGTCTCACATCAATACTTTTTTTACGCCGGCTGAAAACCATTCTACAGAGCAACAATCCATCAACAAATATTCTGAAGATTTGATTTCTGAATTAAAAGAAGCCGATATTATTGTTATCGATTCTCCAATGTACAATTTTTCCGTTCCTGCAACACTGAGAGCTTATCTTGATTTCACTTCGAGAGCCGGATATACTTTTAAATATGACGAAAACGGACCAAAAGGCTTGTTGAATGACAAAAAACTATATATCGCTTTTACCTCAGGAAATGTTTATTCCGGAGGCCCTTTCCAAGTGTTTGATTCGAATGTTCCGTATATTAAAAATGTTTTTGGATTCTATGGAGTTTCGGATGTAAGTGTTTTCCGTGCTGAAGGTTTGGCGATTCCGGGAATTATGGAAGATGCTTTAAACAAAGGAATTGAGAGCATTGTTATTGACTGA